From the genome of Leptospira andrefontaineae, one region includes:
- a CDS encoding SiaB family protein kinase produces MENEVINLFKTYQETSEYNLLVSFKGRLSQEVLTELGSMIRTSLSTESKIKKIFAVFIELAQNMLHYSAERKINEEQKEAGVGILIVRENSVGYHVASGNLVLNEKIEFLTERIQKINSMSKDELKSFYQQQLRSERPEDSKGAGVGLIDIARKSDGPLVFRFDKLDGKLSFFTISAFFTKEN; encoded by the coding sequence ATGGAAAATGAAGTCATAAATCTATTTAAGACTTATCAGGAAACCAGCGAATACAATCTGCTCGTATCCTTTAAGGGCAGACTGTCCCAGGAAGTTCTAACTGAATTAGGATCTATGATCCGGACTTCTTTGAGCACGGAATCCAAAATAAAGAAAATTTTCGCGGTATTTATTGAACTAGCGCAAAATATGCTGCACTACTCCGCCGAGCGGAAAATTAACGAAGAGCAGAAAGAAGCAGGCGTAGGGATCCTCATAGTTAGGGAAAATTCGGTTGGCTACCATGTTGCTTCGGGAAATTTGGTACTAAACGAGAAGATCGAGTTTTTGACCGAAAGGATCCAAAAAATCAACTCCATGAGTAAGGACGAATTAAAGTCCTTCTACCAACAGCAACTTAGATCGGAGAGGCCGGAAGATAGCAAAGGAGCAGGTGTGGGATTAATCGATATTGCCAGGAAGTCAGACGGACCTCTGGTATTTCGTTTCGACAAATTGGATGGCAAACTATCCTTTTTTACAATCTCCGCATTCTTTACGAAGGAAAACTAA
- a CDS encoding CoA-transferase codes for MPQESKHQTTKILSDPDSLVREFVKPGMYLHLATTMSRPNALIYSLSRVFEGTNPEFTISVAGIHSSAHCLALSGIVKKMITGFAGDNYPKPSPNSLYKDLMRGKPFELELWSLLTLVQRLMAGAMKLPGFVSNSLVGSDLITDKLGKTAFLYHKPTEGNPYGEAASPHLVSESRGTKEKDMVVLLPLCPEITLVHGVVADEDGNIVLSQPGGEGAWGALAATKGVIATVEKIVPRGTVPPELVHIPSTKVLAIAPARFGAHPQSLRVQGFPEIPAFEGVESYLDDYEFQMEANKAAGIPAKAEKWYKENVILSGGHEEYLDLIGETRLRRLKMTPPEHSLSSPENPKTVNDSEQMIILAARAIIEKVKTKGYKTILAGIGAAHMAAWTAAKLLEKEGIHIKIVAELGFYGMKPFAGDVFLFSQLHTQHCSMLSDIVSILGTIVPDDCLGVIGAAEVDWFGNINSVLDGKGNFLVGSGGANDIVSVADTIVVAKANRFRFVRKVKHITSPGDRVIEAVCQFGRFQRPSFSDHPFELSSWLAPASDDEMESEEAVLRYTLWLPPDEDLPISQEPEINSDELTVLRELDPERIYTEQFMVYTRLP; via the coding sequence ATGCCACAAGAATCGAAACATCAAACTACTAAGATTCTTTCCGATCCTGATTCTCTTGTACGGGAATTCGTTAAACCTGGCATGTACTTACACTTGGCCACTACGATGTCTAGGCCAAATGCACTTATCTATTCTCTCTCTCGAGTTTTTGAAGGAACAAATCCTGAGTTCACGATTAGTGTTGCAGGCATTCACTCCAGCGCTCACTGTCTCGCTCTTTCCGGTATCGTAAAAAAGATGATCACTGGTTTTGCCGGTGATAATTATCCCAAGCCAAGTCCTAACAGTTTGTATAAAGACCTGATGAGGGGAAAACCTTTTGAATTAGAACTCTGGTCCCTTCTCACTTTGGTACAAAGATTGATGGCGGGAGCCATGAAACTTCCTGGCTTCGTTTCTAATTCTTTGGTGGGGTCTGACCTAATAACGGACAAATTAGGAAAGACTGCATTTTTATATCATAAACCTACCGAAGGAAATCCTTACGGAGAAGCAGCAAGCCCTCATCTAGTTTCAGAAAGTAGAGGAACAAAAGAAAAGGACATGGTAGTTCTTCTTCCTCTCTGCCCCGAGATCACATTGGTACATGGAGTAGTGGCAGACGAAGATGGGAACATTGTTCTTTCTCAACCAGGTGGAGAAGGAGCCTGGGGTGCACTTGCTGCCACAAAAGGTGTGATCGCTACAGTGGAGAAGATCGTACCGAGAGGAACAGTTCCTCCTGAACTAGTGCATATACCGAGTACAAAAGTTTTGGCAATAGCTCCGGCAAGATTCGGAGCACATCCTCAATCTTTAAGAGTACAGGGTTTTCCCGAGATCCCGGCATTCGAAGGTGTGGAATCTTATCTGGATGATTACGAATTCCAAATGGAAGCCAATAAGGCGGCAGGCATTCCCGCTAAGGCTGAGAAATGGTATAAAGAAAATGTAATATTATCCGGTGGCCACGAAGAATATTTGGATCTGATCGGAGAAACGAGACTCAGACGTTTGAAGATGACTCCTCCGGAACATTCTCTTTCTTCTCCTGAAAATCCTAAAACTGTAAATGATTCGGAACAGATGATCATTCTTGCAGCAAGGGCGATTATAGAGAAGGTCAAGACAAAAGGATATAAAACAATTCTCGCAGGAATTGGAGCCGCACATATGGCTGCCTGGACAGCAGCTAAACTTCTAGAAAAAGAAGGCATCCATATCAAGATCGTTGCTGAGCTTGGATTTTATGGGATGAAACCTTTTGCAGGTGATGTTTTTCTTTTTAGCCAACTTCATACGCAACACTGCTCCATGTTATCTGATATCGTAAGTATATTGGGAACAATTGTACCTGACGATTGTCTGGGAGTAATTGGAGCCGCAGAAGTAGACTGGTTTGGAAATATAAATTCTGTCTTAGATGGAAAAGGAAACTTCTTAGTTGGATCGGGAGGAGCGAATGATATCGTCTCCGTCGCAGACACGATCGTAGTAGCAAAAGCGAACCGTTTTCGTTTCGTCAGAAAAGTAAAACATATCACTTCACCTGGAGACAGAGTTATAGAAGCAGTATGTCAGTTCGGTAGATTCCAAAGGCCTTCTTTTTCGGATCATCCTTTCGAATTGAGTTCCTGGCTTGCACCTGCATCCGACGACGAAATGGAATCCGAAGAAGCTGTTCTGAGATATACACTTTGGCTTCCTCCTGACGAGGATCTTCCAATTTCCCAAGAGCCGGAGATCAATTCTGATGAATTGACCGTTCTAAGAGAATTAGATCCGGAAAGAATTTACACCGAACAGTTTATGGTGTATACCCGCTTGCCTTAA
- a CDS encoding protein kinase domain-containing protein — protein sequence MIVTGFELKERLNAESASEVYKAVRKEDSKSVIIKFLPVLDELHPSVVNLRNEFEILNLLSSGYFVKPIKFEKLQDGFALFMDFVPGGSLKDFISKKPMTLSDFFPISIQLAERLSEIHSKKIIHKDLKPENIIFNKDEKQVRIIDFGISTKLNKEETSWSAPNILEGSIHYVSPEQTGRMNRSVDYRSDFYSLGITYYEMLLGKLPFDGEDLLQLVHAHLAKIPASPKEARSEIPTVLSEIIMKLLAKNAEDRYQTARGLQGDLEKAYALWKEKTDFPSFPLAQTDFSTEFKIPQKLYGRDEYIKTLLEEFKSVATNGRSRMVLIGGYSGVGKSSLVKEINKPLTESKGYFISGKFDQYNRNLPFSAIIQVFSSLVELILTESPERIEAWKSKIKKAIGANGKVVTDVIPELEIIIGKQDPVPELGPQENANRFYIVFQNFIKVFASPEHPLAIFLDDMQWADTASLELLKNLMEDVTVNYLFIILAYRDNEVDSSHPFQVLLDTLEKEGLDPYKIVLQPLALKDVRQLLSDSLYISEDKTTELAEIIHSKTGGNPFFIGELLKQLAKEDSVYFDQGSGKPGEGIWKWDIAKIRNTKISDNVVELLVNRIRKLSPKIQETLEMAACIGNSFDLALITRILETDYKTALSSLQETIAEELIVPIGENYRLAESFEETAANKDKNYQTAKTVTFRFQHDRVQQAAYEIIEEEKKKKIRLQLGRFLIEGADTKQIEDNIFDIANHMNIGAGLITEPAEKLKLAQLDLIAGKKAKNSTAYKPALSYIAKARELLFLLPEASQGDDALWNAKYELCYSIFRELGETQYLTGNFEDSQKTIDTLLKYARSPIEKADACNLLIIQYSALGKFDLALPMIIKALQPLGVDIPEKDHEKVTGEEIEIVNKALEEKTVDSLLDLPLIQKQEQIMAVNLLISAIPTVYNFALSLFPIVSLKMVNLFLKYGNLSDPYGYSMYAILLTSGFQQYRKGYEFAELAIKVSEKYKNPSGITKAANILANYTTPFVRHLKYSEEINHRGIQASLESGEFLHGGYCAMNDAVNVVLQSKNLELVKPKIDGLLKFTRKVKNNLAIDTVLASALVVSNLRGKTSSHLEFAIDDMSEESYIELCNSHQSPFPVCLFKIMKARTLLSYGEVESALKELEESESMLGFISGQIAVEEHAYLYSLAMAANYKLSTQEQKAKFLERIKKNQEKLKLLSQNAPENFEHKFLLVEAELARLEYKNWKAAKTYEQAVQLAGKNEYYNDEALAAELASKFWFSKGSAKIGSQYISEAYQKYGRWGATKKQELLKAKFPEFIREKGGRDTFRTTRTIGTLSTRTASATEVYSGQTLDFQSILKSSTAISGEIKLESLLDTLMQISIENVGAEKGVMILRRDGKLFVEAEGSTTDDEIRVLQGIPIQESKNIPISVIYYVERTKEDLVLRNAFADEKFNKDPYIRERKTKSVLCSPIIKQGELIGILYLENNLSEAAFTSDRLQTISILSSQAAISIDNALLYANLESKVAERTKELAQANDDLALKNQHITDSITYSLNIQQAILPSSEVLGSALSDYFVVFRPKDIVSGDFYWFSKQEDAIYIASVDCTGHGVPGALMSMIGNTLLNQIVNEIGITDPGSILEHLHKKVRQALKQDMDQTNSRDGMDLCLLKIEGNNLYFAGAKRPIFIGKGGVLTEIKGDRFSIGGRQKEETRKFTTHSIPLEKGIRTSVYLTTDGFMDQPNPDRQKIGTKGLLNFLSGIEHLSGEEQRERLESFLLAHQNGEAQRDDITLVGVILGGR from the coding sequence ATGATCGTAACAGGGTTCGAACTAAAAGAAAGACTGAATGCCGAATCTGCGTCCGAAGTTTATAAAGCTGTTCGTAAAGAGGATAGCAAGTCCGTTATCATCAAATTCCTTCCGGTTTTGGACGAATTACATCCTTCGGTGGTCAATCTTAGGAACGAATTCGAGATCCTAAATTTACTTTCTTCCGGATATTTTGTTAAACCTATCAAGTTCGAAAAACTCCAAGACGGGTTCGCACTTTTTATGGACTTCGTTCCTGGAGGTTCCTTAAAGGATTTTATCTCCAAAAAGCCCATGACCCTTTCGGACTTTTTCCCTATCTCCATCCAACTCGCAGAAAGACTGAGTGAGATCCATTCCAAAAAGATCATACACAAAGACTTAAAACCTGAAAACATAATATTCAATAAGGACGAAAAACAAGTCCGGATCATAGACTTTGGGATTTCGACTAAATTAAATAAGGAAGAAACTTCCTGGTCCGCACCTAATATTTTAGAAGGTTCCATCCATTATGTTTCTCCGGAACAAACTGGAAGGATGAATCGCTCCGTAGATTATAGAAGTGATTTTTATTCTCTGGGAATCACTTACTATGAGATGCTTCTCGGAAAACTTCCATTCGATGGGGAGGATCTTTTACAATTAGTACATGCTCATTTGGCTAAGATCCCTGCTTCTCCAAAAGAAGCCAGATCTGAGATCCCGACAGTACTTTCAGAAATCATAATGAAACTTCTGGCAAAAAATGCAGAAGACAGATACCAGACTGCAAGGGGACTTCAGGGTGATCTGGAGAAGGCATATGCTCTCTGGAAAGAAAAGACGGACTTTCCTTCTTTCCCACTCGCCCAAACGGATTTTTCTACAGAGTTCAAGATCCCTCAGAAACTTTACGGAAGGGACGAATATATCAAAACACTTTTGGAAGAATTCAAATCCGTTGCTACAAACGGAAGATCCAGAATGGTTTTGATCGGAGGATATTCAGGTGTAGGAAAATCCTCGCTTGTAAAAGAGATCAATAAACCTCTCACAGAATCCAAAGGTTATTTCATTTCAGGAAAGTTCGACCAGTACAATCGAAACCTTCCATTCTCCGCTATCATCCAAGTATTTTCCAGTTTGGTGGAATTGATCTTAACAGAATCTCCGGAAAGAATTGAAGCCTGGAAGAGTAAGATCAAAAAAGCGATCGGCGCTAACGGAAAAGTAGTTACGGATGTGATCCCTGAATTAGAGATCATTATCGGAAAACAAGATCCAGTTCCAGAATTAGGGCCTCAAGAGAACGCGAACCGTTTTTATATAGTATTCCAAAACTTCATTAAGGTTTTTGCAAGTCCGGAACATCCGCTTGCGATCTTCCTAGATGATATGCAATGGGCGGATACAGCTTCCTTAGAACTTCTTAAAAATCTAATGGAAGACGTAACCGTAAATTACCTTTTCATCATATTGGCTTACAGGGACAATGAAGTAGATTCTTCTCACCCTTTCCAAGTGTTGCTGGACACTTTGGAAAAGGAAGGATTGGATCCATACAAGATCGTACTCCAACCCTTAGCCTTAAAAGATGTAAGACAATTACTCTCGGACAGTCTTTATATTTCGGAAGATAAAACCACTGAACTAGCGGAAATCATCCATTCCAAAACAGGCGGGAACCCATTCTTTATCGGAGAACTTCTAAAACAACTCGCCAAAGAAGACTCGGTCTATTTCGATCAAGGTTCCGGAAAACCGGGAGAAGGTATCTGGAAATGGGATATTGCCAAGATCAGGAATACAAAGATTTCGGATAATGTTGTAGAACTTTTAGTAAACAGGATCCGTAAACTTTCTCCTAAGATCCAAGAGACCCTGGAAATGGCTGCATGTATCGGAAATAGTTTCGATCTGGCACTTATAACAAGAATTTTAGAGACAGATTATAAAACAGCGCTCAGTTCTTTGCAGGAAACAATTGCAGAAGAATTAATTGTTCCGATCGGAGAGAATTATCGACTTGCTGAATCTTTTGAGGAAACCGCAGCGAATAAGGATAAAAATTACCAAACTGCAAAAACGGTTACCTTCCGATTCCAACACGATAGGGTCCAACAAGCGGCTTACGAAATTATAGAAGAAGAAAAGAAAAAGAAGATCCGTTTACAATTAGGAAGATTCCTGATAGAAGGTGCGGATACTAAACAGATCGAAGACAATATTTTCGATATTGCAAATCATATGAATATCGGCGCCGGGTTGATTACGGAGCCTGCAGAAAAACTAAAATTAGCACAATTAGATCTGATCGCTGGAAAGAAGGCCAAAAATTCTACTGCGTACAAACCTGCTCTTTCTTATATTGCGAAGGCAAGAGAATTACTTTTCCTTCTGCCTGAAGCTTCCCAGGGAGATGATGCTCTTTGGAATGCTAAGTATGAACTCTGTTATTCTATCTTTAGAGAGTTAGGAGAGACCCAATACCTAACAGGGAACTTCGAGGATTCTCAGAAGACTATAGATACACTTTTAAAATATGCAAGATCTCCGATCGAAAAAGCGGATGCTTGTAACCTTCTAATCATCCAATATTCCGCTCTTGGAAAATTCGACCTTGCTCTTCCTATGATCATCAAGGCTCTCCAACCATTAGGCGTGGATATTCCTGAAAAAGATCATGAAAAAGTAACTGGAGAAGAGATAGAGATCGTAAACAAGGCATTGGAAGAAAAGACAGTAGACTCCCTGTTGGACCTCCCACTGATCCAAAAACAAGAACAGATCATGGCAGTGAATCTACTGATCAGTGCAATTCCTACCGTTTATAATTTTGCATTATCGCTCTTCCCTATTGTTTCCTTAAAGATGGTAAATCTATTCTTGAAGTATGGGAACCTTTCCGATCCGTATGGATATTCTATGTATGCGATCCTTCTTACTTCGGGATTCCAGCAGTATAGAAAGGGTTACGAATTCGCAGAGCTTGCGATCAAAGTAAGTGAGAAGTATAAGAATCCAAGCGGGATCACTAAAGCGGCGAATATCCTTGCGAACTATACAACTCCTTTTGTAAGACATTTAAAATATTCGGAAGAGATCAATCATAGAGGGATTCAGGCCAGCTTAGAGTCCGGGGAATTCCTGCATGGCGGTTACTGCGCAATGAATGATGCAGTCAACGTGGTCCTCCAATCTAAAAATCTAGAATTAGTAAAACCTAAAATAGATGGTCTCTTAAAATTCACTCGCAAAGTAAAAAACAACCTGGCAATCGATACTGTTCTCGCATCCGCATTGGTAGTTTCTAATCTAAGAGGAAAAACTTCTTCTCATTTGGAATTCGCCATCGATGATATGAGTGAAGAGAGTTATATCGAATTATGTAATTCTCACCAAAGTCCTTTCCCTGTTTGCCTTTTCAAGATCATGAAGGCAAGAACACTTCTGAGTTACGGAGAAGTGGAAAGTGCATTAAAAGAATTGGAAGAATCCGAAAGTATGCTTGGATTTATCTCCGGTCAGATCGCCGTTGAAGAACATGCTTATTTATATTCCCTCGCAATGGCTGCGAACTACAAACTTTCTACACAAGAACAAAAAGCTAAGTTCTTAGAAAGGATCAAGAAGAACCAAGAGAAGCTCAAACTTCTTTCCCAAAATGCTCCTGAGAACTTCGAACATAAATTTCTATTGGTAGAAGCGGAACTTGCAAGATTAGAATACAAAAACTGGAAAGCAGCTAAAACTTACGAGCAAGCAGTCCAACTTGCAGGCAAAAACGAATACTATAACGACGAGGCTTTAGCGGCGGAACTTGCATCCAAATTCTGGTTCTCCAAAGGAAGTGCCAAGATCGGATCTCAGTATATTTCAGAAGCTTACCAAAAGTATGGAAGATGGGGAGCTACTAAAAAGCAGGAACTCCTCAAGGCCAAATTCCCGGAATTCATCCGAGAAAAAGGTGGAAGGGATACATTCCGTACTACCCGCACGATCGGGACTTTAAGCACAAGAACTGCTTCTGCTACGGAAGTTTATTCCGGCCAAACCCTGGATTTCCAATCCATTCTGAAAAGTTCCACTGCAATCTCCGGAGAGATCAAACTAGAATCTTTATTAGATACCTTAATGCAAATCTCCATCGAAAACGTGGGTGCTGAAAAAGGGGTCATGATCTTAAGAAGGGACGGAAAACTTTTCGTAGAAGCGGAAGGGAGCACCACCGACGATGAGATCAGAGTTCTCCAAGGGATCCCGATCCAAGAGAGTAAAAATATACCTATCAGTGTTATCTATTATGTGGAGAGGACCAAAGAAGATCTAGTGCTGCGTAACGCATTCGCGGACGAGAAATTCAATAAAGATCCCTACATTAGAGAAAGGAAAACAAAATCCGTTCTATGTTCTCCGATCATCAAGCAGGGAGAGCTGATCGGTATATTATATTTGGAGAATAATCTTTCCGAAGCTGCATTCACTTCGGATAGACTGCAGACTATCTCTATTCTATCTTCTCAGGCAGCGATCTCCATTGATAACGCATTACTTTATGCGAATTTGGAAAGTAAGGTCGCAGAAAGAACTAAAGAATTAGCTCAGGCAAACGACGATCTGGCATTAAAAAACCAGCATATTACTGATAGTATTACATATTCATTGAATATCCAGCAGGCTATTTTACCTTCTTCTGAAGTATTAGGAAGTGCCCTTTCCGATTATTTTGTGGTATTCCGTCCGAAAGATATAGTATCCGGAGATTTTTACTGGTTTTCAAAACAGGAAGATGCAATATATATCGCATCCGTAGATTGTACCGGTCACGGAGTTCCCGGAGCTCTTATGTCCATGATTGGAAATACTTTGCTCAATCAGATCGTGAACGAAATTGGTATTACCGATCCGGGTTCTATTTTAGAACATTTGCATAAAAAAGTAAGACAGGCCCTCAAACAAGACATGGACCAAACGAATTCAAGAGACGGAATGGATCTTTGTCTATTAAAGATTGAAGGAAACAATTTATACTTTGCGGGAGCAAAACGGCCTATTTTTATAGGAAAAGGCGGAGTCTTGACCGAAATTAAAGGTGATAGATTCTCGATCGGCGGAAGGCAAAAAGAAGAAACGCGAAAATTTACAACACACTCCATTCCCTTGGAAAAAGGAATACGTACGAGTGTTTACTTAACCACGGACGGCTTTATGGACCAGCCGAATCCGGACCGACAAAAAATTGGTACCAAAGGGTTGTTAAACTTCTTAAGCGGGATAGAACATCTTTCCGGTGAAGAACAAAGAGAACGTTTAGAATCCTTCCTGTTAGCCCACCAAAATGGAGAGGCTCAGCGGGACGACATAACACTAGTCGGTGTAATACTGGGGGGAAGATAA
- a CDS encoding ketoacyl-ACP synthase III codes for MANSKNLVSNGVRITGIGHYLPERIVTNDEIRPRLKYPEMHPAEKAVIGDIGVTERRRANEKETAQFMAAETSKMILKDAGKKAEDIDLFILANWTDRLYLPDLAPQASKLAGTSNALAFDICTACTGFVHGVQMGSAFLSSGKYKNALVIGSERFSVRTRMNGYGEFTAGDASAGVLLEYTGNQEFGIIDSFLKDDGDLANIIELGPGPNFYIKSYPELVTNAADLTLSAMDDLLKKNNVSLEEIDWVIPHPGTDVVVQDVLKRTKFPKEKILLNFERVGNTSAASIPIALSEYYYKGIVKKGDLILSPAVGAGFYWGGLLYRL; via the coding sequence ATGGCGAATTCTAAAAACCTAGTTTCTAACGGGGTTCGAATCACCGGGATTGGGCATTATCTCCCGGAAAGGATCGTCACCAACGATGAAATTCGACCTAGATTAAAATATCCTGAAATGCATCCTGCCGAAAAAGCAGTCATTGGCGACATAGGTGTAACTGAAAGAAGAAGGGCGAACGAAAAAGAAACCGCTCAATTCATGGCTGCGGAAACCTCCAAAATGATCCTGAAAGATGCGGGAAAAAAAGCGGAGGATATTGACTTATTCATCTTAGCAAATTGGACAGATCGCCTTTATCTTCCAGATCTTGCTCCTCAAGCTTCTAAACTTGCGGGAACTTCTAACGCGCTTGCATTCGATATTTGTACTGCATGTACCGGATTTGTTCATGGAGTACAAATGGGATCAGCGTTCTTAAGCAGCGGCAAATATAAGAACGCGCTCGTGATCGGTAGCGAAAGATTTTCTGTCAGAACAAGAATGAATGGGTATGGAGAATTTACTGCGGGAGATGCATCAGCTGGAGTTCTATTAGAATATACCGGAAATCAGGAATTCGGCATCATAGATTCTTTTTTGAAAGATGATGGAGATCTTGCAAACATCATAGAACTAGGGCCAGGACCAAATTTTTATATAAAAAGTTATCCGGAGCTTGTGACTAATGCAGCGGATCTTACACTTTCCGCAATGGATGATCTATTAAAAAAGAATAATGTCTCATTAGAAGAGATAGATTGGGTCATTCCTCATCCAGGCACAGATGTTGTAGTGCAAGATGTTCTCAAAAGAACAAAATTCCCTAAAGAAAAAATACTTTTGAATTTCGAGAGGGTGGGAAATACTTCCGCTGCATCCATTCCAATTGCATTATCCGAATATTATTATAAAGGAATCGTCAAAAAAGGCGACTTAATCCTTTCTCCTGCGGTTGGAGCCGGATTTTATTGGGGCGGACTTTTGTATCGCCTCTGA
- a CDS encoding DUF1987 domain-containing protein — translation MESLHIQQTKTSPEIILESDKGLAEIIGESYPENAMAFYKPVFDWLSAIQNANKQIQFRFQMDYFNTSSSKVIMDILDNLQKYHDKGGKVEVEWLYKEDDEDMQETGEEFSSDLSLPFKMKSYK, via the coding sequence ATGGAATCCTTACATATACAACAGACTAAAACTTCACCGGAAATCATCTTAGAATCGGACAAGGGGCTCGCGGAAATTATCGGAGAATCTTATCCGGAAAACGCAATGGCGTTTTACAAACCTGTCTTTGATTGGTTGTCTGCAATCCAAAATGCAAACAAGCAGATCCAGTTCCGTTTTCAAATGGATTATTTTAACACCAGTTCATCCAAAGTGATAATGGATATTTTGGACAATCTCCAGAAATATCATGACAAAGGTGGAAAGGTAGAAGTCGAGTGGCTTTATAAAGAAGACGATGAAGACATGCAGGAAACAGGAGAGGAATTCTCTTCCGATTTGTCCCTGCCTTTCAAAATGAAATCTTATAAATAA
- a CDS encoding adenylate/guanylate cyclase domain-containing protein: MEKNETSNSKEQNTFFEQEFKLLSDAQSFLEDSNTKEDPKQKLRTIVGSYESLLKQSSKIMKIGDSTQHRLLKTQEALTDSNIMLEAAYMDLKLVTEIGKIITSSLEPKIIIQSVYENTKSIVPMDVLAFGTYDEEKKEIKYKFCVIDGRYVPAPSVDSLEEDNPSSYCVNQQKELITLDIEKDFPQYSSDIRKHFGENSQSALYFPLKVEERLIGILTVHSYSKNAFQPNQLNILRTLANYVAIGVDNADAYRTLSKRNKELKDSLEKIEVLNKSIEEERQKSENLLLNILPRSIADRLKGGEGVIADYFPSSTVLFADIVGFSKLTTKIQTPTRLVEILNRIFTEFDVIADKYKLEKIKTIGDCYMLAGGIPVPTEDHAHKAAQAALDMLHRLEELKPELEFEFNVRIGLHTGEVVAGVIGKNKFVYDLWGDSVNTASRMESHGATGRIHVSESVYLSLKDKYNFEDRNVIEVKGKGPMHTYFLQGIK, from the coding sequence GTGGAAAAGAACGAAACTTCGAATTCAAAAGAGCAGAATACTTTTTTCGAGCAGGAGTTTAAACTTCTCTCGGACGCTCAGTCTTTTTTAGAAGATTCAAATACCAAAGAGGATCCTAAGCAAAAGTTAAGAACGATTGTAGGATCCTATGAATCCCTCCTCAAACAATCTTCAAAGATAATGAAGATCGGGGATTCCACTCAACATAGACTTCTCAAAACCCAAGAAGCATTAACCGATTCTAATATAATGTTAGAGGCCGCTTATATGGACCTCAAACTTGTTACTGAGATCGGCAAGATCATCACTTCTTCTCTTGAACCTAAAATTATTATACAATCCGTTTATGAGAATACTAAGTCTATCGTTCCAATGGATGTTCTTGCATTCGGGACTTACGACGAAGAAAAAAAAGAGATCAAATATAAGTTTTGCGTAATAGATGGAAGATATGTGCCTGCTCCTTCCGTGGATTCCTTAGAAGAGGATAACCCTTCTTCTTATTGCGTAAATCAACAGAAAGAATTGATCACCTTAGATATCGAAAAAGATTTTCCTCAATATTCGTCCGATATCAGAAAACATTTTGGGGAAAATTCCCAATCCGCACTCTACTTTCCCCTTAAAGTAGAAGAACGTCTGATCGGAATTCTTACAGTTCATAGCTATTCTAAAAATGCGTTCCAGCCAAATCAGCTGAATATCCTCAGGACTTTGGCGAACTATGTGGCGATCGGTGTGGATAACGCGGATGCTTACAGAACTCTTTCCAAAAGAAACAAAGAATTAAAGGATTCCTTGGAAAAGATCGAAGTCCTGAACAAGAGTATAGAAGAAGAAAGACAGAAGTCCGAAAATCTACTCTTGAACATTCTTCCCAGAAGTATTGCGGATCGTTTGAAAGGAGGAGAAGGAGTTATCGCTGATTATTTCCCTTCTTCTACCGTACTATTTGCAGATATAGTCGGTTTTTCCAAACTCACTACTAAGATCCAAACTCCTACAAGACTCGTAGAGATCTTAAACCGAATTTTTACGGAATTCGATGTGATCGCCGACAAATATAAATTAGAAAAAATTAAAACAATTGGCGATTGTTATATGCTGGCGGGCGGTATCCCTGTTCCTACAGAAGACCATGCTCATAAGGCCGCTCAGGCTGCATTGGACATGCTTCATCGCCTAGAAGAATTAAAGCCAGAGTTGGAATTCGAATTTAATGTCCGCATCGGTCTTCATACTGGCGAGGTCGTTGCCGGAGTGATCGGAAAGAACAAATTCGTATATGATCTCTGGGGTGATTCGGTAAATACCGCTTCTCGGATGGAATCTCATGGAGCTACCGGAAGGATCCATGTTTCCGAGTCAGTTTATCTTTCCTTAAAAGATAAATATAATTTCGAAGATAGGAATGTGATCGAGGTAAAAGGAAAAGGCCCGATGCACACTTATTTCCTGCAGGGCATTAAGTAA
- a CDS encoding acyl-CoA thioesterase, with the protein MSEATKESFSFKTELVVRRSDTRSATVVGGLYVSHLTYETFIPLVNEVFDAFLESNSWSKANIAGANIIIPKMEVEYKSEAKAGDVLEFSAGVFNLGKKSCELHISASQKVSKEEVGLAKISLVFFDYVSKKTLEIPSAFRAKFEI; encoded by the coding sequence ATGTCAGAAGCCACCAAAGAGTCTTTTTCATTCAAGACAGAACTAGTTGTCCGCAGATCCGACACCAGGAGCGCGACTGTAGTAGGTGGACTTTATGTTTCTCACCTAACATACGAAACATTTATCCCTCTTGTGAACGAAGTATTCGATGCATTCTTAGAATCCAACTCTTGGTCTAAAGCGAATATTGCGGGAGCAAATATCATCATTCCTAAAATGGAAGTGGAATATAAATCCGAGGCGAAGGCCGGAGACGTTTTAGAATTTTCCGCAGGAGTTTTTAATTTAGGAAAGAAGTCTTGTGAGTTACATATCTCAGCTTCTCAAAAAGTTTCTAAAGAAGAAGTGGGACTTGCAAAAATATCCCTAGTATTCTTCGACTATGTTTCTAAAAAAACCTTGGAGATCCCGTCCGCATTTAGGGCGAAATTCGAAATATGA